One stretch of Thermus filiformis DNA includes these proteins:
- a CDS encoding alpha/beta fold hydrolase, whose product MVDRYRLEGAGPPVVLLNGLFQRLEAWEGLLPHLQGFQVLRYDMRGQGPSPVGEEALTPGWHARDLEALLDRLGLDRVHLVGLSNGGVVAQVFALERPERVRSLVLLCTTPHLDTALRAKVEAWLHALEAGGPLLRLRVALAWTFGRGFLNRNPGLLSEEGLRALLAQAPPGENQRRLLQGFLTLEDLRPRLRRLSLRTLVVAGEEDLLFPLPYARELAEALGAELALLPLGHAAPVEDPDRVGQLVRGFLEVRDAV is encoded by the coding sequence ATGGTTGACCGGTACCGGCTGGAAGGAGCGGGCCCGCCGGTGGTCCTATTGAACGGCCTCTTCCAGCGCCTCGAGGCCTGGGAGGGGCTTTTGCCCCACCTTCAGGGCTTCCAGGTCCTCCGCTACGACATGCGGGGCCAGGGCCCGTCCCCCGTGGGGGAAGAGGCCCTCACCCCCGGCTGGCACGCCCGGGACCTGGAGGCCCTCCTGGACCGGCTCGGGCTGGACCGGGTCCACCTGGTGGGGCTCTCCAACGGGGGGGTGGTGGCCCAGGTCTTCGCCCTGGAGCGGCCCGAGCGGGTGCGAAGCCTCGTCCTCCTCTGCACCACCCCGCACCTGGACACCGCCTTGCGGGCCAAGGTGGAGGCCTGGCTTCACGCCCTGGAGGCGGGGGGGCCGCTCCTCAGGCTACGGGTGGCCCTGGCCTGGACCTTCGGGCGCGGCTTTCTGAACCGGAACCCCGGCCTCCTTTCGGAGGAAGGGCTGCGGGCCCTCCTGGCCCAGGCCCCCCCCGGGGAGAACCAGAGGCGGCTCCTCCAGGGCTTCCTGACCCTGGAGGACCTGCGGCCCCGGCTCAGGAGGCTTTCCCTGCGGACGCTGGTGGTGGCGGGGGAGGAGGACCTCCTCTTCCCTCTCCCCTATGCCCGGGAGCTGGCCGAGGCCCTGGGGGCGGAGCTGGCCCTTCTGCCCCTAGGCCACGCGGCCCCGGTGGAGGACCCGGACCGGGTGGGCCAGCTGGTCCGGGGGTTTTTGGAGGTGAGGGATGCGGTTTGA
- a CDS encoding alpha/beta fold hydrolase: protein MRFEEKGSGRPVVFIHGNFASRAWWREVLSVFPSGSNSVFPSGSNSVFPSGSNQPPKGYRFLAVDLPGFGETPFQGESPTISGFAQAVLAFLEEEGLEPVLVGHSLGGAVAMEAAGQAPDRVRGLVLLDSAPPTGFPTPEAYYPLLESYRQDRQALRTALLGVIGRPPPYFEELVDQAQAMHPGHFTGNARALAEWKLTRVYPGPVLVVHGEKDPLVPLAMAEITRAFFPKARLHVLPGLGHSPQLEDPGGFLNVLEGFLEEVPWGSS, encoded by the coding sequence ATGCGGTTTGAGGAAAAAGGAAGCGGCCGACCTGTGGTCTTCATCCACGGCAACTTCGCCTCGAGGGCCTGGTGGCGCGAGGTCCTCTCGGTGTTCCCTTCGGGAAGCAACTCGGTGTTCCCTTCGGGAAGCAACTCGGTGTTCCCTTCGGGAAGCAACCAGCCCCCCAAAGGGTACCGGTTCCTCGCGGTGGACCTGCCGGGCTTCGGAGAAACCCCCTTCCAGGGGGAAAGCCCCACCATTTCGGGCTTCGCCCAGGCGGTCTTGGCCTTCCTGGAGGAGGAGGGGCTGGAGCCGGTCCTGGTGGGGCACTCCCTGGGTGGGGCGGTGGCCATGGAGGCGGCGGGGCAGGCCCCGGACCGGGTCCGGGGGCTGGTCCTCCTGGACTCCGCCCCCCCCACCGGCTTTCCCACCCCCGAGGCCTACTACCCCCTCCTGGAGAGCTACCGGCAGGACCGACAAGCCCTCCGGACGGCCCTCCTGGGGGTGATCGGCCGGCCGCCCCCCTACTTTGAGGAGCTGGTGGACCAGGCCCAGGCCATGCACCCCGGCCACTTCACCGGGAACGCCCGGGCCCTGGCCGAGTGGAAACTGACCCGCGTCTACCCGGGGCCGGTCCTGGTGGTGCACGGGGAGAAGGACCCCCTGGTGCCCCTGGCCATGGCCGAGATCACCCGGGCCTTCTTTCCGAAGGCGCGGCTTCACGTCCTCCCGGGGCTCGGCCACTCGCCCCAGCTGGAGGACCCCGGGGGCTTTTTGAACGTCCTGGAGGGCTTTTTGGAGGAGGTACCATGGGGTTCAAGCTAG
- a CDS encoding MaoC family dehydratase, which produces MGFKLGDTAEYTQTLTEAQVALFVGATGDHNPLHLDEVYARKTRFGGRIVHGLLTAGLISTAIGTRLPGKGAVYLGQTLRFLRPVYLGDTVTARLEVVGVKERPGGQILTLRTLCLNQKGEVVIEGEATVLYEVAEKEEP; this is translated from the coding sequence ATGGGGTTCAAGCTAGGGGACACCGCGGAGTACACCCAGACCCTGACCGAGGCGCAGGTGGCCCTCTTCGTGGGGGCCACGGGGGACCACAACCCCCTGCATCTGGACGAGGTCTACGCCCGGAAGACCCGGTTCGGGGGGCGGATCGTGCACGGCCTCCTCACCGCCGGGCTCATCTCCACCGCCATCGGGACCCGGCTCCCCGGAAAGGGGGCGGTCTACCTGGGCCAGACCCTGCGCTTCCTCAGGCCGGTCTACCTGGGGGACACCGTGACCGCCCGCCTCGAGGTGGTCGGGGTCAAGGAGCGGCCGGGCGGCCAGATTCTCACCCTTAGGACCCTCTGCCTCAACCAGAAGGGAGAGGTGGTGATAGAGGGCGAGGCCACGGTGCTCTACGAGGTGGCCGAGAAGGAGGAACCATGA
- a CDS encoding ABC transporter substrate-binding protein has translation MRKGLIGWMVLALGLGLAQTQVRVGVLLPLSGVSSVSGKAALNGVQLAAEEVNAAGKVRLELVVADDGTDAAKAVPAFTKLMTVDKVDIVLGGLASGVTFALSGPVKQYGPLFLAIGAASSVVEQAFEGYPLFFHYHPWDYHNVAAALDFFRYLYKDLGARKVAILYEDGPFGSAGIKTYQDQLKAIGYQVQAEPFKAGSGQFTAVLTRFKAFGPDILYWIGYDVDALPIVSQARQVGLRPKLIYGAPPSWPLGFEKNPLSTDVVGMTAWLPTVANPESRRFVQAYQKKYGETTEEYMAPMGYAIVKSLALAVERAGSADKQKVAEALAQIRLNTPLGPLSFKPSETGKTRYQGFGPEIWFQFQYLEGNRRPVFPMDKAARPLRYPGEYYLR, from the coding sequence ATGAGGAAAGGGCTGATCGGATGGATGGTGTTGGCGCTCGGTCTGGGCCTGGCCCAGACCCAGGTGAGGGTGGGGGTCCTCCTCCCCCTCTCGGGGGTTTCCAGCGTCTCCGGCAAGGCGGCCTTGAACGGGGTCCAGCTGGCCGCGGAGGAGGTGAACGCCGCCGGAAAGGTGCGGCTCGAGCTGGTGGTGGCCGACGACGGCACCGACGCGGCCAAGGCGGTGCCCGCCTTTACCAAGCTCATGACCGTGGACAAGGTGGACATCGTCCTCGGGGGGCTGGCCAGCGGGGTCACCTTCGCCCTCTCCGGCCCCGTGAAGCAGTACGGGCCCCTCTTCCTGGCCATCGGGGCGGCGAGCTCGGTGGTGGAGCAGGCCTTTGAGGGCTATCCCCTCTTCTTCCACTACCACCCCTGGGACTACCACAACGTGGCCGCGGCCTTGGACTTCTTCCGCTACCTGTACAAGGACCTGGGGGCGCGGAAGGTGGCCATCCTGTACGAGGACGGGCCCTTCGGCTCGGCGGGGATCAAGACCTACCAGGACCAGCTCAAGGCCATCGGCTACCAGGTCCAGGCCGAGCCCTTCAAGGCGGGCAGCGGCCAGTTCACCGCCGTCCTCACCCGGTTCAAGGCCTTCGGCCCGGACATCCTCTACTGGATCGGCTACGACGTGGACGCCCTGCCCATCGTCTCCCAGGCCCGGCAGGTGGGCCTGAGGCCCAAGCTGATCTACGGCGCGCCCCCCTCCTGGCCCCTGGGGTTTGAGAAGAACCCCCTCTCCACCGACGTGGTGGGGATGACCGCCTGGCTGCCCACCGTGGCCAATCCCGAGTCCCGCCGCTTCGTCCAGGCCTACCAGAAGAAGTACGGGGAGACCACGGAGGAGTACATGGCCCCCATGGGCTACGCCATCGTCAAAAGCCTGGCTCTGGCGGTGGAAAGGGCGGGGAGCGCCGACAAGCAGAAGGTGGCCGAGGCCCTGGCCCAGATCCGGCTCAACACCCCCCTCGGCCCCCTGAGCTTCAAGCCCTCGGAGACGGGCAAGACCCGGTACCAGGGCTTCGGCCCGGAGATCTGGTTCCAGTTCCAGTACCTGGAGGGCAACCGCCGCCCCGTCTTCCCCATGGACAAGGCGGCCCGGCCCCTCCGCTACCCCGGGGAGTACTACCTGCGCTGA
- a CDS encoding branched-chain amino acid ABC transporter permease yields the protein MDLLLQTLLNGTLAAGVYALVASGLALSVGVVGIVNFAHGEFLMIGAFTSYLLFTARGLDPLLALGLAALAAFLVGALVYHGLLRPVLLAPELNQMLLTFGLSVLLQNLALLFFGADTRVVAPPYQGSAVRLGPFSLGVVPLGAFLLSALLLVLLHLFLRRSRLGLAMRAVAQNRLAPGLLGIELHQVYLLAFGLSAALAGVAGVMLSVMLYASPTVGFAYTLKAFAIVVMAGLGNLTGVLWAALLLAVAEAVVSTYLPGGGGWVEAVFFLVIFLSLLYRSYGGRG from the coding sequence ATGGACCTCCTGTTGCAGACCCTTCTGAACGGGACCCTCGCCGCCGGGGTCTACGCCCTGGTGGCGAGCGGTCTGGCCCTCTCCGTGGGGGTGGTGGGGATCGTGAACTTCGCCCACGGGGAGTTCCTGATGATCGGGGCCTTCACCAGCTACCTCCTCTTCACCGCCCGGGGGCTTGACCCCCTCCTGGCCCTGGGCCTGGCGGCCCTGGCCGCCTTCCTGGTGGGGGCCCTGGTCTACCACGGCCTGCTCCGGCCCGTCCTCCTGGCCCCGGAGCTCAACCAGATGCTCCTCACCTTCGGCCTCTCCGTCCTGCTCCAGAACCTGGCCCTCCTCTTCTTCGGGGCGGACACCCGGGTGGTGGCCCCGCCCTACCAGGGCAGCGCCGTCCGGCTGGGGCCCTTCAGCCTGGGGGTGGTGCCCCTGGGGGCCTTCCTCCTCTCCGCCCTTCTTTTGGTCCTTCTCCACCTCTTCCTGAGGCGGAGCCGGCTCGGCCTGGCCATGCGGGCGGTGGCCCAGAACCGCCTGGCCCCGGGGCTTTTAGGCATAGAGCTCCACCAGGTCTACCTGCTGGCCTTCGGGCTTTCCGCCGCCTTGGCCGGGGTGGCGGGGGTGATGCTCTCGGTGATGCTCTACGCCAGCCCCACCGTGGGGTTCGCCTACACGCTGAAGGCCTTCGCCATCGTGGTCATGGCCGGCCTGGGGAACCTGACCGGGGTGCTCTGGGCGGCCCTCCTCCTGGCGGTGGCCGAGGCGGTGGTGAGCACCTACCTGCCCGGGGGCGGGGGGTGGGTGGAGGCGGTCTTCTTCCTGGTCATCTTCCTAAGCCTCCTCTACCGGAGCTACGGGGGTCGGGGATGA
- a CDS encoding branched-chain amino acid ABC transporter permease, whose product MRGALALLLLAGLLPYLPLGEWRAFLLDTAQFAFLITALALSWDLLARTGQLSLAHGAFFGLGAYAAGLSAPGLGPLPALGVGMGVAALSSLVLGLATLRLHGIYFAIATLAFSEVVRTLVLKAPFTGGPIGLAVPPAFPGLPLGGYYLAFSALVLAVAVSLGLAGSRLAYAQAATRQGEAVARVLGVPVVRVKLVSFLLSSALAGLAGGVYAFKTLFLTPYDAFGLGRAVEALVIPIFGGLYTTLGPVLGGFLLVGMETALRLWVGEGYLAVYGALLILAILFLPRGLLGLLGGKRGAA is encoded by the coding sequence ATGAGGGGGGCTTTGGCGCTCCTCCTCCTGGCCGGCCTCCTCCCCTACCTGCCCCTGGGGGAGTGGCGGGCCTTTCTGCTGGACACCGCCCAGTTCGCCTTCCTGATCACCGCCTTGGCCCTCTCCTGGGACCTCCTGGCCCGCACCGGCCAGCTCTCCCTGGCCCACGGGGCCTTCTTCGGCCTGGGGGCCTACGCCGCCGGGCTCAGCGCGCCCGGCCTTGGCCCCCTCCCGGCCCTGGGGGTGGGGATGGGGGTGGCCGCTCTCTCCAGCCTGGTCCTGGGCCTGGCCACCCTGAGGCTGCATGGGATCTACTTCGCCATCGCCACCCTGGCCTTCAGCGAGGTGGTGCGGACCCTGGTCCTCAAGGCCCCCTTCACGGGCGGGCCCATCGGCCTGGCCGTGCCCCCGGCCTTCCCCGGCCTGCCCCTTGGGGGGTACTACCTGGCCTTTTCGGCCCTGGTCCTGGCGGTGGCCGTGAGCCTGGGCCTGGCGGGAAGCAGGCTGGCCTACGCCCAAGCGGCCACCCGGCAAGGGGAGGCGGTGGCCCGGGTCCTGGGGGTCCCGGTGGTCCGGGTGAAACTGGTCTCCTTCCTTCTTTCCAGTGCCTTGGCCGGACTGGCCGGGGGGGTCTACGCCTTCAAGACCCTTTTCCTCACCCCTTACGACGCCTTCGGGCTGGGGCGGGCGGTGGAGGCTTTGGTCATCCCCATCTTCGGGGGGCTTTACACCACCTTGGGGCCGGTCCTGGGGGGGTTCCTCCTGGTGGGAATGGAGACCGCCCTGAGGCTCTGGGTGGGGGAGGGATACCTGGCGGTCTACGGGGCCCTCCTCATCCTGGCCATCCTGTTCCTGCCTCGAGGGCTTCTGGGGCTACTGGGAGGGAAGCGTGGCGCTGCTTAA
- a CDS encoding ABC transporter ATP-binding protein: protein MLKVEGLSKRFGGLLAVNRVSLKVRPGEILAVIGPNGAGKSTLLNLLSGLLLPDEGRILFRGEEITHLPPEARAWRGLGRAFQIVSPFPEMTVRENLLVGALFGKPGTPKREAERVVEEVLELTGLAPKAHHLAGELTLLEDKRLELARALATRPNLLLLDEVMAGLRPKEAQEAVGLLQRIRARGVSILFIEHLMPVVRALADRVVVLDYGEVIAEGRYEEVTQDPRVREAYLGRSA, encoded by the coding sequence CTGCTTAAGGTGGAAGGCCTCAGCAAGCGGTTCGGCGGCCTCCTGGCGGTCAACCGGGTCAGCCTGAAGGTCCGGCCGGGGGAGATCCTGGCGGTCATCGGGCCCAACGGAGCGGGAAAGAGCACCCTCCTCAACCTCCTCTCTGGCCTCCTCCTCCCTGACGAGGGCCGGATCCTCTTCAGGGGCGAGGAGATCACCCACCTCCCCCCGGAGGCCAGGGCCTGGCGGGGGTTGGGCCGGGCCTTCCAGATCGTAAGCCCCTTCCCCGAGATGACGGTGCGGGAGAACCTTTTGGTGGGCGCGCTTTTCGGGAAGCCCGGCACGCCCAAGCGGGAGGCGGAGCGGGTGGTGGAAGAGGTTCTGGAGCTCACCGGACTCGCCCCCAAGGCCCACCACCTGGCGGGCGAGCTCACCCTCCTGGAGGACAAGCGCCTGGAGCTGGCCCGGGCCCTGGCCACCCGGCCCAACCTCCTCCTCCTGGACGAGGTGATGGCGGGGCTGAGGCCCAAGGAGGCTCAGGAGGCGGTGGGCCTCCTCCAGCGCATCCGGGCCCGGGGGGTGAGCATCCTGTTCATAGAGCACCTGATGCCCGTGGTCCGGGCCCTGGCCGACCGGGTGGTGGTCCTGGACTACGGGGAGGTCATCGCCGAAGGGCGGTACGAGGAGGTGACCCAGGACCCCCGGGTGCGCGAGGCCTACCTGGGGAGGTCGGCATGA
- a CDS encoding ABC transporter ATP-binding protein has protein sequence MKLQAEGVQAGYGKAQVLFGVDLEVGAGELVALLGANGAGKTTFLRVVSGLLRPWEGVVRLDGQDLRGLSPARRARLGLGHVPEGRQIFPLMSVEENLLLGAAFLAWERRREGLEEVYALFPRLAERKGQAAGTLSGGEQQMLAIGRALMGRPRLLLVDEPSLGLSPRLAEEVLASLERIKAQGVGLLLVEQNVALSLEVADRGYVMEQGRIVLEGSARALKEDSRVREAYLAL, from the coding sequence ATGAAGCTTCAGGCAGAGGGCGTCCAGGCGGGCTACGGCAAGGCCCAGGTCCTCTTCGGCGTGGATCTGGAGGTGGGGGCGGGGGAGCTGGTGGCGCTCTTGGGGGCCAACGGGGCGGGGAAGACCACCTTCTTGCGGGTGGTCTCCGGGCTGCTTCGGCCCTGGGAGGGGGTGGTGCGGCTGGACGGCCAGGACCTCCGGGGTCTCTCCCCGGCCAGGAGGGCCCGGCTCGGCCTGGGGCACGTCCCGGAGGGGCGCCAGATCTTCCCCCTGATGAGCGTGGAGGAAAACCTCCTCCTAGGGGCGGCCTTCCTGGCCTGGGAAAGGCGCCGGGAGGGCCTGGAGGAGGTCTACGCCCTCTTCCCCCGGCTCGCGGAGCGGAAGGGCCAAGCGGCAGGGACCCTCTCCGGGGGGGAGCAGCAGATGCTGGCCATCGGCCGGGCCCTGATGGGGCGGCCCCGGCTCCTCCTGGTGGACGAGCCCTCCTTGGGCCTCTCCCCCCGGCTGGCCGAGGAGGTCCTGGCCTCCTTGGAGCGGATCAAGGCCCAGGGGGTGGGCCTGCTCCTGGTGGAGCAGAACGTGGCCCTCTCCCTCGAGGTGGCCGACCGCGGCTACGTGATGGAGCAGGGCCGGATCGTCCTGGAGGGGAGCGCCCGGGCCCTGAAGGAGGACTCGAGGGTGCGGGAGGCCTACCTGGCCCTCTAA
- a CDS encoding winged helix-turn-helix transcriptional regulator — MGARGEEFCPVYFALNLLQEKWVLHIIRALLGGEKGFNELSRAVGGVNPATLSQRLEQLVALGLVEKEVESHMPPRTRYRLTPAGQELEEVIQAIDRWARKHLTPSPLPGR, encoded by the coding sequence ATAGGCGCGCGGGGGGAAGAGTTCTGCCCGGTCTACTTCGCCCTCAACCTCCTCCAGGAAAAGTGGGTTCTCCACATCATCCGGGCCCTGCTGGGGGGGGAGAAGGGGTTTAACGAGCTGTCCCGGGCCGTGGGGGGGGTGAACCCCGCCACCTTGAGCCAGCGCCTGGAGCAGCTGGTGGCCCTGGGCCTGGTGGAGAAGGAGGTGGAGTCCCACATGCCCCCCCGGACCCGGTACCGCCTGACCCCGGCAGGCCAGGAGCTGGAAGAGGTGATCCAGGCCATAGACCGCTGGGCCCGGAAACACCTTACCCCGTCCCCCCTGCCAGGGAGGTAA
- the bfr gene encoding bacterioferritin, producing MKGHPEVIQALNDRLSEELAAVLQYMVHAEMAENWGYTRLAQALKAHAITEMRHAERHIERILSVFPSGSNFLEGFPEVSRIAPIHIGKSVEEIILNDYEGEVQAVRGYNETMNLAQSLGDNGTRDLIGEILKDEEGHVDWLEEQRDLLGQMGLPTYLLTLR from the coding sequence ATGAAAGGACACCCGGAGGTTATCCAGGCCTTGAACGACCGGCTTTCCGAGGAGCTGGCGGCCGTATTGCAGTACATGGTCCATGCGGAGATGGCCGAGAACTGGGGGTACACCCGGCTGGCCCAGGCCCTCAAGGCCCACGCCATCACGGAGATGCGCCACGCCGAGCGGCACATTGAGCGCATCCTTTCGGTGTTCCCTTCGGGAAGCAACTTCCTCGAGGGCTTCCCCGAGGTGAGCCGGATCGCCCCCATCCACATCGGCAAGAGCGTGGAGGAGATCATCCTGAACGACTACGAGGGGGAGGTTCAGGCGGTCCGGGGCTACAACGAGACCATGAACCTGGCCCAGTCCTTGGGGGACAACGGAACCCGGGACCTCATCGGGGAGATCCTGAAGGACGAGGAGGGCCACGTGGACTGGCTCGAGGAGCAGCGGGACCTCCTGGGCCAGATGGGCCTTCCCACCTACCTCCTCACCCTCCGCTGA
- a CDS encoding heavy metal translocating P-type ATPase: MAKEVTLSVEGMTCASCVARVERSLKRIPEVEEALVNLATEKAQVVLASEEALPKVVEAIREAGYTPRLARLELTVEGMTCASCVARVERALKRTPGVVSATVNLALKGALVEYLPDMVTPHRLAEAVREAGYTPVLQEKAEEAAKEPKEVWLALAFALPLLLLTMGPMLLGRHLQAPPLLQAGLALGVLYAARRFFRQAWAELRHRAPGMSTLVALGSGSAYLYSFLVLLFPGLFPEGTRHLYFEAGAFILTLVLVGKTLEERAKGQSGEAVRRLLALRPKKARLLRETGVVEIPVEAVAVGDLLQVLPGERIPTDAVVEEGSSHVDESMLTGEPLPRRVGPGDGVVGGTVNLEAPLLVRAKAVGEGTVLAEMARMVERALMEKPRLQALADRIAQVFVPAVLGVALLTGLLWLLLGPEPRLSYAFSATLAVLLIACPCAMGLATPAALSVAVGRAAQKGVLFRKGDALERLARVDTVALDKTGTLTLGRPRVVEVRLFGRTASSEERQEALGKVAALEAHSTHPLARAILEYAQGVPPYPAEEVVVEPGLGVRGKVLGREVLVGSPRYLEEKGVPLPDLGGSGATLVLAAEEGRVFALFAVEDPVKPEAQEAVRVLQAMGLRLVLVTGDREAPAWEVARRLGLSEVHAGVLPKDKAQLVARLQEEGRRVLFVGDGINDAAALARAEVGLALATGTDIAVEAGDAVLMRDDIRLIPFALRLARRTVWTIRLNFFWAYLYNVLLIPVAAGALYPWGVLLNPVLAAAAMSLSSLFVLGNSLRLRGVD; this comes from the coding sequence ATGGCCAAGGAAGTGACCCTTTCTGTGGAGGGGATGACCTGCGCCTCCTGCGTGGCGCGGGTGGAGCGGAGCCTGAAACGCATCCCCGAGGTGGAGGAGGCCCTGGTCAACCTGGCCACGGAGAAGGCCCAGGTGGTCCTGGCCTCGGAGGAGGCCCTGCCCAAGGTGGTGGAGGCCATCCGGGAGGCGGGGTACACCCCGAGGCTGGCCCGCCTCGAGCTCACCGTGGAGGGGATGACCTGCGCCTCCTGCGTGGCCCGGGTGGAGCGGGCCCTCAAGAGGACACCCGGCGTGGTCTCGGCCACCGTCAACCTGGCCCTGAAGGGGGCCCTGGTGGAGTACCTTCCCGATATGGTCACCCCCCACCGCCTGGCGGAGGCGGTCCGGGAGGCGGGGTACACCCCGGTCCTCCAGGAGAAGGCCGAGGAGGCGGCGAAGGAGCCCAAGGAGGTGTGGCTGGCTCTGGCCTTCGCCCTTCCCCTCCTCCTTTTGACCATGGGGCCCATGCTCCTGGGCCGGCACCTCCAGGCCCCACCCCTCCTCCAGGCCGGGCTGGCCCTGGGGGTGCTTTACGCGGCGCGGCGCTTCTTCCGGCAGGCCTGGGCCGAGCTCCGCCACCGGGCGCCCGGGATGAGCACCCTGGTGGCCCTGGGGTCGGGCTCGGCCTACCTCTACTCCTTCCTGGTCCTCCTCTTCCCGGGGCTCTTCCCAGAGGGCACCCGCCACCTCTACTTTGAAGCCGGGGCCTTCATCCTGACCCTGGTCCTGGTGGGCAAGACCCTGGAGGAGAGGGCCAAGGGGCAGTCGGGCGAGGCGGTGCGCCGCCTCCTGGCCCTGCGGCCGAAGAAGGCGCGCCTTCTTCGGGAGACCGGGGTGGTGGAGATCCCTGTGGAGGCCGTGGCCGTGGGGGACCTGCTCCAGGTCCTCCCCGGGGAGCGGATCCCCACCGATGCCGTGGTGGAGGAGGGTTCCTCCCACGTGGACGAGTCCATGCTCACGGGGGAGCCCCTGCCCCGCCGGGTGGGGCCTGGGGACGGCGTGGTGGGGGGGACGGTGAACCTGGAGGCCCCCCTTCTGGTCCGGGCCAAGGCGGTGGGGGAGGGGACGGTCCTCGCGGAGATGGCCCGCATGGTGGAGCGGGCCCTCATGGAGAAGCCCCGCCTCCAGGCCCTGGCGGACCGCATCGCCCAGGTCTTCGTTCCCGCTGTTTTGGGGGTGGCCTTGCTCACCGGCCTTCTCTGGCTCCTCTTAGGCCCCGAGCCCCGGCTCTCCTACGCCTTTTCCGCCACCCTGGCCGTTCTCCTCATCGCCTGCCCCTGCGCCATGGGCCTGGCCACCCCCGCCGCCTTGAGCGTGGCCGTGGGCCGGGCGGCCCAGAAGGGGGTGCTCTTCCGCAAGGGGGACGCTTTGGAGCGGCTGGCCCGGGTGGACACCGTGGCCTTGGACAAGACCGGGACCCTGACCCTGGGCCGGCCCCGGGTGGTGGAGGTCCGCCTCTTCGGAAGGACCGCTTCGTCCGAGGAGCGCCAGGAGGCCCTCGGGAAGGTGGCCGCCCTCGAGGCCCACTCCACCCACCCTCTGGCCCGGGCCATCCTGGAGTACGCCCAGGGCGTCCCGCCCTACCCGGCGGAGGAGGTGGTGGTGGAGCCAGGCCTGGGGGTGAGGGGGAAGGTCCTGGGCCGGGAGGTCCTGGTGGGAAGCCCCCGCTACCTGGAGGAAAAGGGGGTGCCCCTGCCGGACCTGGGCGGCTCTGGGGCCACCCTGGTCCTGGCGGCGGAGGAGGGCCGGGTCTTCGCCCTCTTCGCCGTGGAGGACCCCGTGAAGCCCGAGGCCCAGGAGGCGGTGCGGGTTCTCCAGGCCATGGGCCTCCGCCTGGTCCTGGTCACGGGGGACCGGGAGGCCCCCGCCTGGGAGGTGGCCCGGCGCCTGGGCCTCTCGGAGGTCCACGCCGGGGTCCTGCCCAAGGACAAGGCCCAGCTGGTGGCCCGGCTTCAGGAGGAGGGGCGGAGGGTCCTTTTCGTAGGGGACGGGATCAACGACGCCGCCGCCTTGGCCCGGGCCGAGGTGGGGCTCGCCCTGGCCACGGGGACGGACATCGCGGTGGAGGCGGGGGATGCGGTGCTGATGCGGGACGACATCCGGCTCATCCCCTTCGCCCTCCGCCTGGCCCGGAGAACGGTCTGGACCATCCGGCTCAACTTCTTCTGGGCCTACCTGTACAACGTCCTCCTCATTCCCGTGGCCGCGGGGGCCCTCTACCCTTGGGGCGTCCTTCTGAACCCCGTTCTGGCCGCGGCGGCCATGAGCCTTTCCAGCCTCTTCGTCCTGGGCAACTCCCTGAGGCTCAGGGGTGTAGACTGA
- a CDS encoding metal-sensitive transcriptional regulator: protein MDERSGKGHARLHLDPKVRQEARTRLLSVRGHVEGLLRMLEDESVYCVDVLKQIKAVQGALDRVGEMVLRAHLRDHVATAHERGDVEEIVEELMEALKYR, encoded by the coding sequence ATGGATGAAAGAAGCGGCAAAGGGCATGCGCGCCTCCACCTGGACCCCAAGGTCCGGCAGGAGGCCAGAACCCGCCTCCTATCGGTCCGGGGGCACGTGGAGGGCCTCTTGCGGATGCTGGAGGACGAAAGCGTCTACTGCGTGGACGTCCTCAAGCAGATCAAGGCCGTCCAGGGGGCCCTGGACCGGGTGGGGGAGATGGTCCTGAGGGCCCACCTCCGGGACCACGTGGCCACCGCCCACGAGCGGGGGGACGTGGAGGAGATCGTGGAGGAGCTGATGGAGGCCCTCAAATACCGGTAG
- a CDS encoding CopZ family metallochaperone, with the protein MIRLEVEGMTCNHCVMAVKKALLKVPGVKDAQVFLDRKEALVEGEADPALLVRAVEEEGYRARVREA; encoded by the coding sequence ATGATCCGGCTCGAGGTGGAAGGCATGACCTGCAACCATTGCGTAATGGCGGTGAAAAAGGCCCTCTTGAAGGTCCCCGGGGTCAAGGACGCCCAGGTCTTTTTGGACCGGAAGGAGGCCCTGGTGGAGGGTGAGGCCGACCCCGCCCTCCTGGTGCGGGCGGTGGAGGAGGAGGGGTACCGGGCCCGGGTCCGGGAGGCCTAA